The Equus przewalskii isolate Varuska chromosome 5, EquPr2, whole genome shotgun sequence genome window below encodes:
- the PDCD1 gene encoding programmed cell death protein 1 isoform X2: MGTLRAPWPFVWVLLQLGWLPAWLLDSPDRPWRPLTFSPARLMVPEGANATFTCSFSNTSEHFVLNWYRMSPSNQTDKLAAFPEDSSQPGRGGRFRVTRLPNGRDFHMSVLAARRNDSGIYLCGAISLPPKTQINESPRAELTVTERIPEPPTEHPSPPPSPAGQLQGLVVGITSLLVGVLLVLLLACVLTTTFPRAARGACGRSGDEPLKEGPSAPPAFSVDYGELDFQWREKTPEPPAPCVPEQTEYATIVFPGRPGSQGRRASADDPQGPRPLRPEDGHCSWPL; this comes from the exons ACTCCCCGGACAGGCCCTGGAGGCCCCTCACCTTCTCCCCGGCCCGGCTCATGGTGCCCGAGGGAGCGAATGCCACCTTCACCTGCAGCTTCTCCAACACGTCCGAGCACTTCGTGCTCAACTGGTACCGCATGAGCCCCAGCAACCAGACGGACAAGCTGGCCGCCTTCCCCGAGGATAGCAGCCAGCCCGGCCGGGGCGGGCGCTTCCGGGTCACACGCCTGCCCAACGGGCGAGACTTCCACATGAGCGTCCTCGCTGCCCGGCGCAATGACAGTGGCATCTACCTCTGCGGGGCCATCTCCCTGCCCCCCAAGACGCAGATCAACGAGAGCCCTCGTGCAGAGCTCACGGTGACAG agagaatcccagagccGCCCACAGAGCACCCCAGCCCCCCGCCCAGTCCCGCAGGCCAGTTACAGGGCCTGGTCGTGGGCATCACGAGCCTCCTGGTCGGCGttctgctggtgctgctgctggccTGTGTCCTGACCACCACCTTCCCCAGGGCCGCTCGAG GGGCCTGTGGCAGGAGCGGGGACGAGCCCCTG AAGGAGGGCCCCTCTGCCCCACCCGCGTTCTCCGTGGACTACGGCGAGCTGGACTTCCAGTGGCGAGAGAAGACCCCGGAGCCCCCCGCCCCCTGCGTCCCGGAACAGACTGAGTACGCCACCATTGTCTTCCCGGGCAGGCCGGGTTCACAGGGCCGCAGGGCTTCCGCCGATGACCCCCAGGGGCCCCGGCCTCTGAGGCCTGAGGACGGACACTGCTCTTGGCCCCTCTGA
- the PDCD1 gene encoding programmed cell death protein 1 isoform X3 yields the protein MGTLRAPWPFVWVLLQLGWLPAWLLDSPDRPWRPLTFSPARLMVPEGANATFTCSFSNTSEHFVLNWYRMSPSNQTDKLAAFPEDSSQPGRGGRFRVTRLPNGRDFHMSVLAARRNDSGIYLCGAISLPPKTQINESPRAELTVTERIPEPPTEHPSPPPSPAGQLQGLVVGITSLLVGVLLVLLLACVLTTTFPRAARGACGRSGDEPLEGPSAPPAFSVDYGELDFQWREKTPEPPAPCVPEQTEYATIVFPGRPGSQGRRASADDPQGPRPLRPEDGHCSWPL from the exons ACTCCCCGGACAGGCCCTGGAGGCCCCTCACCTTCTCCCCGGCCCGGCTCATGGTGCCCGAGGGAGCGAATGCCACCTTCACCTGCAGCTTCTCCAACACGTCCGAGCACTTCGTGCTCAACTGGTACCGCATGAGCCCCAGCAACCAGACGGACAAGCTGGCCGCCTTCCCCGAGGATAGCAGCCAGCCCGGCCGGGGCGGGCGCTTCCGGGTCACACGCCTGCCCAACGGGCGAGACTTCCACATGAGCGTCCTCGCTGCCCGGCGCAATGACAGTGGCATCTACCTCTGCGGGGCCATCTCCCTGCCCCCCAAGACGCAGATCAACGAGAGCCCTCGTGCAGAGCTCACGGTGACAG agagaatcccagagccGCCCACAGAGCACCCCAGCCCCCCGCCCAGTCCCGCAGGCCAGTTACAGGGCCTGGTCGTGGGCATCACGAGCCTCCTGGTCGGCGttctgctggtgctgctgctggccTGTGTCCTGACCACCACCTTCCCCAGGGCCGCTCGAG GGGCCTGTGGCAGGAGCGGGGACGAGCCCCTG GAGGGCCCCTCTGCCCCACCCGCGTTCTCCGTGGACTACGGCGAGCTGGACTTCCAGTGGCGAGAGAAGACCCCGGAGCCCCCCGCCCCCTGCGTCCCGGAACAGACTGAGTACGCCACCATTGTCTTCCCGGGCAGGCCGGGTTCACAGGGCCGCAGGGCTTCCGCCGATGACCCCCAGGGGCCCCGGCCTCTGAGGCCTGAGGACGGACACTGCTCTTGGCCCCTCTGA
- the PDCD1 gene encoding programmed cell death protein 1 isoform X1, which translates to MGTLRAPWPFVWVLLQLGWLPAWLLDSPDRPWRPLTFSPARLMVPEGANATFTCSFSNTSEHFVLNWYRMSPSNQTDKLAAFPEDSSQPGRGGRFRVTRLPNGRDFHMSVLAARRNDSGIYLCGAISLPPKTQINESPRAELTVTERIPEPPTEHPSPPPSPAGQLQGLVVGITSLLVGVLLVLLLACVLTTTFPRAARGACGRSGDEPLVSLIPFAATARKHRERWGRAGSTLPQGEQPHTTPAVSPCLNLGTRAPRRVVWALPLLCVCTRVCARPSISHSEAADSPPSLPKKEGPSAPPAFSVDYGELDFQWREKTPEPPAPCVPEQTEYATIVFPGRPGSQGRRASADDPQGPRPLRPEDGHCSWPL; encoded by the exons ACTCCCCGGACAGGCCCTGGAGGCCCCTCACCTTCTCCCCGGCCCGGCTCATGGTGCCCGAGGGAGCGAATGCCACCTTCACCTGCAGCTTCTCCAACACGTCCGAGCACTTCGTGCTCAACTGGTACCGCATGAGCCCCAGCAACCAGACGGACAAGCTGGCCGCCTTCCCCGAGGATAGCAGCCAGCCCGGCCGGGGCGGGCGCTTCCGGGTCACACGCCTGCCCAACGGGCGAGACTTCCACATGAGCGTCCTCGCTGCCCGGCGCAATGACAGTGGCATCTACCTCTGCGGGGCCATCTCCCTGCCCCCCAAGACGCAGATCAACGAGAGCCCTCGTGCAGAGCTCACGGTGACAG agagaatcccagagccGCCCACAGAGCACCCCAGCCCCCCGCCCAGTCCCGCAGGCCAGTTACAGGGCCTGGTCGTGGGCATCACGAGCCTCCTGGTCGGCGttctgctggtgctgctgctggccTGTGTCCTGACCACCACCTTCCCCAGGGCCGCTCGAG GGGCCTGTGGCAGGAGCGGGGACGAGCCCCTGGTGAGTTTGATTCCCTTTGCTGCGACCGCGAGGAAACACAGAGAGCGCTGGGGGCGGGCGGGGTCCACTCTGCCCCAGGGGGAGCAGCCGCACACGACCCCAGCCGTGTCACCGTGTTTGAACTTGGGGACACGGGCCCCAAGAAGGGTGGTGTGGGCCCTgcccctgctctgtgtgtgcacgcgtgtgtgtgcgcgcccGAGCATCAGCCACTCGGAGGCTGCTgactcccctccctctctccctaagAAGGAGGGCCCCTCTGCCCCACCCGCGTTCTCCGTGGACTACGGCGAGCTGGACTTCCAGTGGCGAGAGAAGACCCCGGAGCCCCCCGCCCCCTGCGTCCCGGAACAGACTGAGTACGCCACCATTGTCTTCCCGGGCAGGCCGGGTTCACAGGGCCGCAGGGCTTCCGCCGATGACCCCCAGGGGCCCCGGCCTCTGAGGCCTGAGGACGGACACTGCTCTTGGCCCCTCTGA